One segment of Panicum virgatum strain AP13 chromosome 3K, P.virgatum_v5, whole genome shotgun sequence DNA contains the following:
- the LOC120700701 gene encoding serine/threonine-protein kinase STN8, chloroplastic-like, translated as MEFNVKVELDGHGWGFLGATWLYLTARPGVLSGAVDAYVLLQLALVDSVLGRRSLKMSDFVVGERIEEGSFGGGVLRHRRGGADGQGQDEPPERRQVQGEGHPQKDQGGNSGGQGVRRLGGVVQLPRGQGGAGLPETCADFLGSFGADKTKSECVEGGKWLVWKFEVCIWAMALPFFLLRFLLLYDRPLMGGTKSEASGRKWRNNFLSCMGLFEQCGTEFQTLANCTLC; from the exons ATGGAGTTCAACGTCAAGGTGGAGCTCGATGGCCATGGATG GGGGTTCCTGGGCGCGACGTGGCTGTACCTGACGGCGCGGCCGGGGGTGCTGAGCGGCGCCGTGGACGCCTACGTCCTGCTGCAGCTGGCGCTGGTGGACAGCGTGCTGGGCCGGCGAAGCCTCAAGATGAGCGACTTCGTGGTCGGCGAGCGCATCGAGGAGGGCTCGTTCGGTGGTGGTGTTCTTCGGCACCGTCGTGGAGGAGCGGACGGGCAGGGCCAGGACGAGCCTCCAGAACGACGACAGGTACAAGGAGAAGGTCATCCTCAAAAAG ATCAAGGTGGGAACAGTGGGGGCCAAGGAGTGCGGCGACTAGGAGGAGTGGTTCAACTACCGCGTGGCCAGGGCGGCGCCGGACTGCCGGAGACGTGCGCCGACTTCCTCGGGAGCTTCGGCGCCGACAAGACCAAGTCGGAGTGCGTCGAGGGCGGCAAGTGGCTCGTCTGGAAGTTTGAGGTGTGCATTTGGGCCATGGCGTTGCCATTTTTCCTGTTGCGATTTCTTTTGCTGTATGACCGACCACTCATGGGAGGGACCAAGAGCGAGGCATCTGGTCGTAAGTGGCGTAACAATTTTTTGTCCTGTATGGGATTGTTTGAACAATGTGGTACAGAGTTTCAGACACTAGCTAACTGTACATTGTGCTAG